From a single Pseudomonas sp. A34-9 genomic region:
- a CDS encoding DsbA family oxidoreductase → MNSALKIDFVSDVSCPWCVVGLYGLIQALEILRNEVQAEIRFQPFELNPKMGVDGQNIAEHIQEKYGSTPEQSQKNREAIRARGAELGFAFRTDGNSRIYNTFDAHRLLHWAGLEGLQLPLKEALFKAYFSDGGNPSDHGQLVQIAESVGLDRQRAEAILASDEFADEVREEEQLWLQRGVSSVPTVVFNGQYAVTGGQPVETFVGAIRQIMAESKGGTVN, encoded by the coding sequence ATGAATTCCGCTCTGAAAATCGATTTTGTCAGCGACGTCTCCTGCCCTTGGTGCGTCGTCGGTCTATATGGCCTGATACAGGCACTGGAAATTCTGCGCAACGAAGTGCAGGCCGAGATCCGATTTCAGCCGTTCGAGCTCAATCCGAAAATGGGCGTCGATGGGCAGAACATTGCCGAACATATTCAAGAAAAGTACGGCTCGACGCCGGAGCAATCGCAGAAGAATCGCGAGGCGATTCGTGCCCGTGGCGCCGAACTCGGGTTTGCCTTTCGCACCGACGGCAACAGTCGCATCTACAACACCTTCGATGCGCACCGCTTGCTGCATTGGGCCGGGCTTGAGGGTTTGCAGTTGCCGTTGAAGGAGGCGTTGTTCAAGGCCTATTTCAGCGATGGGGGCAATCCTTCCGATCACGGCCAACTGGTGCAGATTGCGGAAAGTGTCGGACTGGATCGCCAGCGTGCCGAGGCGATTCTGGCGTCCGATGAATTTGCCGACGAGGTGCGCGAAGAAGAGCAATTGTGGTTGCAGCGCGGGGTGAGTTCGGTGCCGACGGTGGTATTTAACGGTCAGTACGCGGTGACGGGTGGACAGCCGGTGGAGACGTTTGTCGGCGCGATTCGGCAGATTATGGCTGAGTCCAAGGGCGGTACCGTCAACTGA
- a CDS encoding alpha/beta hydrolase gives MAKGFLSVAALLAAIFFGSSTWAAARCDVNVPTEHVDLPQVSLAYQSIGRASDPALLLVMGLGGQLIHWPDEVVVALCQQGFRVIRYDNRDVGLSTWRQAPAEANLTFEVLRYKLGLPVAAPYSLTDMADDALGLMEALHVEQFHVLGASMGGMIAQHMAAMAPQRVESLTLIMTSSGAEGLPAPSAALVQLLSRRGAPNRQAALEQQADLLAALGSPAVTDDRQALLQQAALSYDRAFNPEGVKRQIMAILAEPSRVALLNQLRVPTLVVHGTADPLLPVMHGVHLAAHIRGSQLKLIPGLAHRFQEAFKEPLLAAVLPYLQAHREDTSHWAQIEPVVGGNLL, from the coding sequence ATGGCTAAGGGTTTTCTATCTGTCGCGGCTTTGTTGGCTGCGATTTTTTTCGGGTCGTCGACATGGGCGGCGGCGCGCTGCGATGTGAATGTGCCGACCGAACACGTCGATCTGCCGCAGGTGAGCCTGGCTTACCAGAGCATTGGTCGCGCATCGGATCCGGCGTTGTTGCTGGTCATGGGCCTGGGTGGCCAGTTGATCCACTGGCCCGACGAAGTGGTCGTCGCGCTGTGTCAGCAGGGCTTTCGGGTGATTCGTTACGACAACCGCGATGTCGGTCTGTCGACCTGGCGTCAGGCGCCGGCTGAAGCCAATCTGACGTTCGAAGTGCTGCGCTACAAACTCGGTCTGCCGGTAGCGGCGCCTTACAGCCTGACCGACATGGCGGACGACGCGCTGGGTTTGATGGAGGCGTTGCACGTCGAGCAATTCCACGTACTGGGCGCAAGCATGGGCGGGATGATCGCCCAGCACATGGCGGCAATGGCACCGCAGCGGGTCGAGAGCCTGACATTGATCATGACCAGTTCGGGCGCCGAAGGATTGCCGGCCCCGAGTGCCGCGCTGGTTCAGTTGTTGTCGCGTCGCGGCGCACCGAATCGTCAGGCGGCACTGGAGCAACAGGCTGATCTGCTGGCGGCGCTGGGCAGCCCGGCGGTCACCGATGATCGGCAGGCCTTGCTGCAGCAGGCGGCGCTGTCGTATGACCGTGCGTTCAACCCCGAAGGCGTGAAACGGCAGATCATGGCCATTCTTGCTGAACCGAGCCGGGTGGCGCTGCTCAACCAATTGCGCGTGCCGACGCTGGTGGTGCATGGCACGGCGGACCCTTTGTTGCCGGTGATGCACGGCGTGCATCTGGCGGCGCATATTCGCGGCAGTCAGTTGAAGCTGATTCCGGGGCTGGCGCATCGTTTTCAGGAGGCGTTCAAGGAGCCGTTGCTGGCGGCGGTGCTGCCGTATTTGCAGGCGCATCGTGAAGACACTTCGCACTGGGCGCAGATTGAGCCGGTGGTGGGCGGGAATCTCCTGTAA
- the metR gene encoding transcriptional regulator MetR has product MLEIRHLKTLHALREADSLVDAADRLHLTQSALSHQFKELEERLGMALFVRKTKPVRFTSAGLRLLQLADATLPLLRAAERDIGRLAGGTAGRLHMAIECHSCFQWLMPTIDQFRDAWPEVELDLASGFAFAPLPALARGDLDLVVTSDPLEIAGITYVPLFTYEAMLAVANQHALASKPYIVPEDLLTETLITYPVERDRLDIFTRFLEPADIEPAQVRTSELTVMMMQLVASGRGVCGMPHWALHEYSSRGYVKGKRLGEKGLFATLYAAIRTDMLDAPYMRDFLLTAKDTSFSTLDGVSAVR; this is encoded by the coding sequence GTGCTTGAAATCCGCCACCTGAAAACCCTGCATGCCTTGCGCGAAGCCGACAGCCTGGTCGATGCCGCCGACCGTTTGCACCTGACGCAGTCAGCACTGTCTCACCAGTTCAAGGAGCTTGAAGAACGGCTGGGCATGGCGCTGTTTGTGCGCAAGACCAAACCAGTGCGTTTCACCAGCGCCGGTTTGCGCCTGTTGCAACTGGCCGATGCGACCCTGCCGCTGTTGCGCGCCGCCGAACGGGATATCGGCCGTCTGGCCGGTGGCACTGCCGGGCGTTTGCACATGGCCATTGAATGCCACAGTTGCTTTCAGTGGCTGATGCCGACCATCGATCAGTTCCGCGATGCCTGGCCGGAAGTCGAACTCGACCTCGCTTCGGGTTTCGCCTTCGCACCGTTACCGGCGCTGGCACGCGGTGATCTCGACTTGGTGGTGACGTCTGATCCGCTGGAAATCGCCGGTATCACTTACGTGCCGCTGTTCACCTACGAAGCCATGCTCGCCGTGGCCAATCAGCACGCGCTGGCGAGTAAACCGTACATCGTCCCCGAAGACTTGCTGACGGAAACCCTGATCACTTACCCGGTGGAACGCGATCGCCTCGATATCTTCACGCGTTTTCTGGAACCGGCCGACATCGAGCCGGCGCAAGTGCGCACCTCGGAACTGACGGTGATGATGATGCAACTGGTTGCCAGCGGCCGTGGCGTCTGCGGCATGCCGCACTGGGCGTTACATGAATACAGCTCACGCGGTTACGTGAAGGGTAAACGGCTGGGGGAAAAAGGCTTGTTCGCGACGTTGTACGCGGCGATCCGCACCGACATGCTCGATGCGCCGTACATGCGTGATTTTCTGCTGACGGCCAAAGACACGTCCTTCTCGACCCTCGACGGCGTCAGCGCGGTTCGCTGA
- a CDS encoding GNAT family N-acetyltransferase, with the protein MWIERLDASHALAYRELMLEAYDRHPQAFTSSVRERAVMPLSWWEGRLTSKLDVVLGAFEGGTLAGIVGLAFEPREKARHKATLFGMYVSADFRQRGLGHELVQAAIAETRNHPALKLLQLTVTAGNDAAFNLYQRCGFIQFGLEPLAVRVGEDYFDKIHMWRELP; encoded by the coding sequence ATGTGGATCGAACGGCTGGACGCCAGCCATGCCCTGGCTTACCGCGAACTGATGCTCGAAGCTTATGACCGTCATCCGCAGGCCTTCACCTCAAGCGTGCGCGAACGCGCGGTGATGCCGCTGAGCTGGTGGGAAGGGCGCCTGACCAGCAAGCTCGACGTCGTTCTCGGTGCCTTCGAGGGCGGCACGCTCGCCGGCATCGTTGGCCTGGCCTTCGAACCGCGCGAGAAGGCGCGCCATAAAGCGACCCTGTTCGGCATGTATGTTTCAGCGGATTTTCGTCAGCGCGGCCTGGGCCATGAACTGGTGCAGGCAGCCATCGCCGAAACGCGAAACCATCCGGCGCTGAAACTGCTCCAGCTCACCGTCACCGCTGGCAATGACGCGGCGTTCAATCTCTATCAGCGCTGCGGCTTCATCCAGTTCGGCCTCGAACCGCTGGCCGTGCGGGTGGGCGAGGATTATTTCGACAAGATCCACATGTGGCGTGAATTACCCTGA